Proteins encoded by one window of Pseudomonas sp. LS44:
- a CDS encoding polysaccharide lyase family 7 protein, with product MIDLATWNLTLPVGQPAVTIETSQLVGGYRDQYFHAESGTSFFWVPVNGTTTANASYPRSELRETFSDGKLRNWTYPLADNYLSANLSVGEVPSTGKIVVGQIHAQNSTSPLLKLEYQYKTKTKTGNIVAKVRAKPTDAEGTVYTLLSGVKLNQRFTYVINLSPSGVLSILLNDTQWTKPLSADWKTKPLYFKAGAYVQDNAGDGEAGSVTFYNLKAEHRPK from the coding sequence ATGATCGACCTTGCAACCTGGAATCTCACCCTGCCCGTCGGCCAGCCAGCCGTGACCATCGAAACCTCGCAGCTGGTCGGCGGCTACCGCGATCAGTATTTCCATGCGGAGTCCGGCACCTCGTTCTTCTGGGTTCCCGTCAACGGCACCACGACCGCCAATGCCAGCTATCCACGCAGCGAACTGCGTGAAACCTTCAGCGACGGCAAACTACGCAACTGGACGTATCCGCTCGCCGACAACTACCTGAGCGCCAATCTCAGCGTCGGCGAGGTGCCGTCGACCGGCAAAATCGTGGTCGGCCAGATTCATGCGCAAAACAGCACCAGCCCGCTGCTCAAACTCGAGTATCAGTACAAGACCAAAACCAAAACCGGCAACATCGTCGCCAAGGTGCGCGCCAAGCCGACCGACGCGGAAGGCACGGTGTATACGCTGCTCAGCGGCGTGAAGCTCAATCAGCGCTTCACCTATGTGATCAACCTTTCGCCATCCGGCGTACTGAGCATCCTGCTTAACGACACGCAATGGACCAAGCCGCTGAGCGCCGACTGGAAGACCAAGCCGCTGTACTTCAAGGCCGGCGCCTACGTACAGGACAACGCCGGCGACGGCGAAGCCGGCAGCGTGACCTTCTACAACTTGAAAGCCGAGCACCGCCCCAAGTAG